The following nucleotide sequence is from Gemmatimonadaceae bacterium.
GAGCTGCTTGCCGAGCACCCGGTGGTCTCGGCGCTTGGCCTCCTCGATGCGATGGAGGTAGGCGTCGAGATCGTCCTTCTTGAACCACGCCGTGCCGTAGATCCGCTGCAGCATCTGGCGGTGCTCGTCGCCGCGCCAATAGGCGCCGGCCGTGTGCAGGAGCTTGAAGTGCTTGAGGTGCGAGGTGTCGGGCACGTGCGGGCCGCGGCACAGATCCACGAACGGGCCGTCGGTGTACGTGGAGATGACCTCGTCCTCGCCCAGCTCGGCCAGCCGCTCCAGCTTGAGCGGGTCGCCGGCGAACACCTGCTCGGCCTCACGGCGCGAGACCTCGGCGCGCACGAACGGCAGCTTCTCGCGCACCACCTTGGCCATCTCCTCCTCGAACCGGACCAGATCCTCGGGGGTGAACGGGTGGTCGACTTCGAAGTCGTAGTAGAAGCCGTCGTCGATGGAGGGGCCGAACCCGATCTTGGCCTCGGGGCGCACGCGGCGCACGGCCGTGGCCAGCAGGTGGGCCGTGGAGTGGCGCAGCACGTCGAGCGCCCGCGCATCGCGCGAGGTGAGCACGCGGAACGTGCCGCTCTCGCGCAGCGGCGTCATCAGATCCTGCACCTTGCCGTTCACTTCGACGGCGACCGCCGCCTGCAGCAGCCGTTCGCCGATCGACTTGACCACCTCACCGGGGAGCGTGCCGGGCGCGACGTCGCGTGTCGCGCCGTCGGGCAGCGTGAGCGTGAGCATGTCCGAAGGCCGATCGATCATCTGGGGCAATGAGATTAGAGAAGCGGCGTCACGAGGCGCTCGTACCGGAAGTACAGCGCCACGCCGCCGAGAATCACCAGTCCGATCACGGCCCAGAGGACGATGCGCGGAACCGGAAACACCTCGGTCTCGAGGTCTTGGTCCTTCTTATATAGCCGCGAGACGCGCATGGTCGGGACGCCAGGGGAATCGGGTGCCGGACGGTCGCTGAATGCCGTCTCGTAAGCTATCGTTCCGGGACGACCTACGCCACGGGGACGGCTCGCATGACAGCCCATTCGCACGACCGCGACGGATCCACCACCGGCTCGCAGATCGCCAGCGCTCTGGCCGGCGCGGTGGCGGGAGTGGCCGTGGGCCTGCTGCTGGCGCAGACGCTGGGCGGGGTCTCGGGCATCCGATCGCGCCTCCGCGGCCGGCGGGACGGGGCGCCGCTCGCGGACCCGGGCGATGACTGGTTCGACGAGGAGCCGGACGACGAACTCCTCGACGAGCCCGGGGACTTCGACACCGACGAGGAGTTGGGCGAACGCGTGCTCGAAGCGTTCAGCAACGACCCGACGCTCGCCGAGCGGGCCATCGACATCGACGTGGGGCCCGATGCCACCGTCGAGTTGACGGGATGGGTGGACGACGAGCGCGAGATCGACTACGCGGCCACCGTGGCGGGCGGCGTGCCAGGCGTGCGCCAGGTGGTCACGGAGCTGGCCGTTCAGGGCAAGGGCCGGCGCCGCCACTAGGCGCTGGCGACGGCCGCCGCTCTTCATGGCCCTCGCCCGCGGCGTTAGCTTTGAAGATTCCGCCGCCCACTCCCGCCACCGAGCCGATGGCCAGCCCCAGCACCGAACTCTCCGACCGCTACGATCCCGCCGCCACCGAAGCGGAGATCTATCGCCGCTGGCGTGACGCCGGCGCGTTCGGCGCCGATGCCGGCGAGTCGTCGCGGGCCGGCGGCGCGCGGGATCCGTTCACGCTCGTCATGCCGCCGCCCAACGTGACCGCGGTGCTGCACGTGGGACACGGCCTCAACAACACCGTGCAGGACGTGATCGTCCGCTGGGCGCGGATGCAGGCCCGGACCGAGGCGCTCTGGGTGCCCGGCACCGACCACGCCGGCATCGCCACGCAGAACGTGATCGAGAAGCAGCTGGCCGCCGAGGGCAAGACGCGGTTCGACGTGGGCCGCGACGCGTTCCTCACGCGCACCGAGGCGTTCGTGGCCGACACCGGCGGCACGATCCTCAAGCAGCTCGAGGCGCTGGGCTGCTCGGCGGACTGGTCGCGCACCGCGTACACGTTCAGCCCCGAGCTGTCGCGCGCCGTGCGCGAGGCGTTCGTGCGGTTGTTCGACAAGGGGCTCATCTACCGTGGGCACCGCGTGATCCACTGGTGCCCGCGCTGCCTCACCTCGCTCAGCGACGAGGAGGCGGAGTTCCAGGAGGAGACCGGCAAGCTCTACCACGTGGCCTACCCCGTGTCCGGCGATCCGTCGCGCACGGTGGTGGTGGCCACCACGCGCCCCGAGACCATGCTCGGCGACGTGGCCGTGGCCGTGAACCCGGCCGACGAGCGCTATCGCGATCTCGTGGGCCGGTCGGTGCGGCTGCCGATCGTGGATCGCGACATCCCGGTGATCGCCGACGAGTACGCCGACCCGGCGTTCGGCACGGGCGTGGTGAAGATCACGCCGGCGCACGACGCCAACGACTTCGAGGTGGGCCGGCGGCACGGGCTCGCGATGCCGGTGGTGATCGAC
It contains:
- a CDS encoding BON domain-containing protein, with amino-acid sequence MTAHSHDRDGSTTGSQIASALAGAVAGVAVGLLLAQTLGGVSGIRSRLRGRRDGAPLADPGDDWFDEEPDDELLDEPGDFDTDEELGERVLEAFSNDPTLAERAIDIDVGPDATVELTGWVDDEREIDYAATVAGGVPGVRQVVTELAVQGKGRRRH